From a region of the Neomicrococcus lactis genome:
- a CDS encoding IclR family transcriptional regulator, which yields MSEKPRPKGEQPQGAAAALFNGLRALEAFSIETPVLGVTEIANKINLHKSTVSRILTGLTEAGYVQRDFETGRYRLGLGVIALSGPLLADLDVRRAALPYLEELSEQTQETSAISVWNGSSAIVVEQVPSTHQVKHSAPIGTRYSKLDSSSVRVFLSELPEDKISELLENGVITQSDHAFFSGEPLKHLGEVREAGVAINDGYTTDEEFGVSAPVRDFRGTIVGCITVSAPRSRVHKQKAAETLVTSVINAAARVSARLGTPST from the coding sequence ATGAGTGAGAAACCTCGCCCCAAGGGGGAACAGCCGCAGGGCGCCGCTGCGGCATTATTCAATGGGCTACGCGCCTTGGAAGCCTTCAGTATCGAAACCCCTGTCTTGGGAGTTACAGAGATCGCAAACAAAATCAACCTCCACAAGAGCACCGTCTCCCGGATCCTCACCGGTCTAACAGAAGCCGGCTACGTTCAACGCGACTTCGAGACCGGACGCTATCGCTTAGGACTTGGCGTGATTGCACTCTCCGGTCCTTTGCTTGCCGACCTAGATGTCCGCCGAGCGGCCCTGCCATACCTAGAAGAACTCTCCGAGCAAACACAAGAAACCTCCGCCATCTCGGTATGGAACGGATCCTCCGCCATAGTCGTCGAGCAAGTACCCAGCACGCACCAAGTCAAACATTCAGCACCCATCGGAACCAGATACTCGAAACTCGACAGTTCCTCCGTGCGCGTTTTCCTATCCGAACTCCCCGAAGACAAGATCTCCGAATTGCTGGAGAACGGTGTCATCACTCAAAGCGACCACGCATTTTTTTCCGGTGAGCCCTTAAAACATCTGGGAGAGGTCCGAGAAGCAGGTGTAGCCATTAACGACGGCTACACCACAGACGAAGAATTCGGCGTTTCCGCTCCAGTTCGAGATTTCCGTGGAACAATCGTAGGCTGCATCACCGTGAGCGCACCACGATCACGCGTCCATAAACAGAAAGCTGCAGAAACCTTAGTGACGTCCGTGATCAATGCCGCGGCTCGCGTTTCAGCACGGCTCGGGACACCCAGCACCTGA
- a CDS encoding N-carbamoylsarcosine amidohydrolase, producing the protein MTDETGKFNDIEARLAAVLEEAFEAGTSIYNERGFKRRIGYGNRPAVIHIDLANAWTRPGHPFSCPGMETIIPNVQRINEAARAKGVPVFYTTNVYRNRDASSGTNDMGLWYSKIPTETLPADSYWAEIDDRIAPAEGEVVIEKNRASAFPGTNLELFLTSNRIDTLIVTGATAAGCVRHTVEDAIAKGFRPIIPRETIGDRVPGVVQWNLYDIDNKFGDVESTDSVVEYLNALPMFEDTVPKTLSDPQPEVEAPADPVFAEQH; encoded by the coding sequence ATGACTGACGAGACAGGGAAGTTCAACGACATCGAAGCCCGCCTTGCAGCAGTGCTGGAAGAAGCGTTCGAAGCCGGAACGAGCATTTACAACGAGCGCGGTTTTAAGCGCCGGATCGGCTATGGCAACCGCCCGGCCGTTATCCATATTGACCTTGCGAACGCGTGGACCCGTCCGGGACACCCGTTCAGCTGCCCGGGTATGGAGACGATCATCCCGAATGTGCAGCGGATTAACGAGGCTGCTCGCGCCAAGGGCGTGCCGGTTTTCTACACCACCAACGTGTACCGCAACCGCGACGCCTCTTCCGGCACCAATGACATGGGCCTGTGGTACTCGAAGATCCCCACGGAGACTCTTCCAGCGGATTCCTACTGGGCGGAGATCGATGATCGCATCGCTCCAGCGGAAGGCGAGGTGGTGATCGAGAAGAACCGCGCTTCGGCATTCCCGGGCACGAACCTCGAGCTTTTCTTGACCTCGAACCGCATCGATACACTGATTGTCACCGGTGCGACCGCAGCCGGTTGCGTGCGCCATACCGTTGAGGACGCGATCGCTAAGGGCTTCCGCCCGATCATCCCACGCGAGACCATTGGCGACCGAGTCCCAGGCGTTGTGCAGTGGAACCTCTACGACATTGACAACAAGTTCGGTGATGTGGAGTCCACGGACTCAGTGGTGGAGTACCTGAACGCGCTTCCAATGTTCGAGGACACTGTCCCGAAGACCCTCTCAGATCCTCAGCCTGAGGTGGAAGCCCCAGCAGACCCAGTCTTCGCCGAACAGCACTAA